From the genome of Deinococcus roseus, one region includes:
- the pstC gene encoding phosphate ABC transporter permease subunit PstC, translating into MQNSRKVLSSRSDQYFKGLILLLGVAIIAIFGLSLYELVVGGWDALKTYGLGFLTDTVWDVPNEKYGALTFIVGTLLTSVPALLIAVLLAVPAAIFVTEYAPRWLAEPVSYLIELLAAIPSVIYGLWAIVFLVPLVQKLQMWIMTDPQLQKISWLVAAPTGRSLFTAVIVLSIMVIPYTASVARDVIRLVPADQREAAYALGATKWEVISMAILPYARAGIFGGVILSLGRALGETMAVTMVIGNNNAIPAGPFSATNTMASVIATQFQEATSDLQLSSLLGIGLLLFIISVIVNYLARLIVARLTPKGIK; encoded by the coding sequence ATGCAAAACAGCCGAAAAGTGTTGTCTTCACGCTCCGACCAGTATTTCAAGGGACTGATCCTCCTGCTGGGCGTGGCCATCATCGCCATTTTTGGCCTTTCCCTGTACGAGCTGGTGGTGGGAGGCTGGGACGCCCTGAAAACCTACGGCCTGGGCTTCCTGACCGACACCGTATGGGATGTCCCCAACGAGAAATACGGAGCCCTGACATTCATTGTGGGCACCCTGCTCACCAGTGTGCCTGCCTTGCTGATTGCTGTGCTGCTGGCTGTTCCTGCTGCCATCTTCGTGACCGAGTATGCGCCCAGATGGCTCGCAGAACCCGTCAGCTACCTGATCGAGCTGCTGGCCGCAATTCCCAGCGTGATTTACGGCCTGTGGGCCATTGTGTTTCTGGTGCCCCTGGTGCAGAAACTGCAGATGTGGATCATGACAGACCCCCAGCTGCAAAAAATCAGCTGGCTGGTTGCTGCCCCCACTGGACGCAGTCTGTTCACCGCTGTGATCGTGCTCTCCATCATGGTGATTCCCTACACCGCTTCTGTGGCCCGTGACGTGATCCGTCTGGTGCCTGCAGACCAGCGTGAGGCCGCTTACGCCCTGGGGGCCACCAAATGGGAAGTGATTTCCATGGCCATCCTGCCTTATGCCCGTGCAGGGATTTTCGGCGGGGTGATCCTCAGTCTGGGTCGTGCCCTCGGTGAAACCATGGCCGTGACCATGGTGATCGGCAACAACAACGCCATTCCTGCGGGTCCTTTCAGTGCCACCAACACCATGGCCTCGGTGATTGCCACCCAGTTCCAGGAAGCCACCAGTGACCTGCAACTCTCCAGCCTGCTGGGCATTGGCCTCCTGCTGTTCATCATCAGCGTGATCGTCAATTACCTGGCCCGCCTGATCGTGGCCCGCCTGACCCCGAAAGGAATCAAATGA
- a CDS encoding MBL fold metallo-hydrolase, with translation MLIPITETLHALRVPIPYPMQFVTVLIDTAAPVTLIDTALHTPEALAALEAGLAELNLGFQDIERIIVTHHHPDHYGLAGWLQQQNGAPILMLQEEVNRGEKYWSRWEYWKNEHDQHLLSHGLPVESQPGLDSAMLKSRNRMILGQVTPVQVGDRISLSNTEFEVLWLPGHADGHLGLWNADLSLLIAGDVILERITPNIGRYAYTREDPLGDYFNTLKAVETLNPQRTVIGHYGPVIENAAGRAREIAAHHHERLNEILELLAEPMNAYDLSLKLFQRELDTFGRRFALAEVVAHLEHLRFQGKLQVFQVDGVWRYWRG, from the coding sequence ATGTTGATTCCCATCACCGAAACCCTGCATGCCCTCAGGGTTCCGATTCCCTACCCCATGCAATTTGTCACGGTGCTCATCGACACGGCTGCCCCCGTCACCCTGATTGACACAGCCCTGCACACCCCCGAAGCCCTGGCTGCCCTGGAAGCAGGACTGGCAGAACTGAACCTCGGTTTTCAGGACATCGAGCGCATCATTGTGACCCACCACCACCCGGACCACTACGGACTGGCAGGCTGGTTGCAGCAACAAAACGGAGCCCCCATCCTGATGCTGCAAGAAGAAGTGAACCGGGGCGAAAAATACTGGTCCAGATGGGAATACTGGAAAAACGAACACGACCAGCACCTGCTGTCCCACGGGCTTCCTGTAGAGAGTCAGCCCGGCCTGGACAGCGCCATGCTGAAATCCAGAAACCGCATGATTCTGGGCCAGGTCACACCCGTGCAGGTCGGAGACAGAATCTCCCTGTCAAACACCGAATTTGAAGTCCTGTGGCTGCCCGGACACGCAGATGGGCACCTCGGGCTGTGGAATGCAGATCTGTCCCTCCTGATTGCCGGAGATGTGATTCTGGAACGCATCACCCCCAACATCGGCAGGTACGCTTACACCCGCGAAGACCCCCTGGGCGACTACTTCAACACCCTCAAAGCGGTGGAAACCCTGAACCCACAGAGGACCGTGATCGGGCACTATGGTCCGGTCATTGAAAATGCAGCAGGGCGAGCCAGAGAAATTGCAGCGCACCACCACGAGCGGCTGAATGAAATTCTGGAACTGCTTGCAGAACCCATGAACGCCTACGACCTCTCCCTCAAGCTGTTCCAGAGAGAACTGGACACCTTCGGGCGGCGCTTTGCACTGGCAGAGGTGGTTGCACACCTGGAACACCTGCGGTTTCAGGGGAAATTGCAGGTGTTCCAGGTGGATGGGGTGTGGAGGTACTGGAGGGGTTGA
- the pstS gene encoding phosphate ABC transporter substrate-binding protein PstS yields MKKVLMTAALLATPAFAVSLQGAGASFPYPLYLKYFSEYQKATGTEVSYQSIGSGGGQRQILEQTVDFGASDGPMSDTDLAKAPGGNKILHIPTALGAVVPIYNIPGVDSSLKFDGKVLADIFAGKITKWNDAALVKENPELKNITLPITIARRADGSGTTFIFTDYLSKVSKTFAGSVGKGTTVNWPQVSIGGKGNDGVASVVKQTPGSIGYVELIFAKQNNIDFGTVKNKAGKYVKASLKGVTAAAASKPLPADTRVSITDATGADSYPISGYTWILVYQNQDYGKNTEEKARAVKNLLNWIVNDGQKFNEGLGYAELPSRAQKLAETLIGSIKFGSKKL; encoded by the coding sequence ATGAAGAAAGTGCTGATGACCGCAGCTTTACTCGCCACCCCCGCTTTCGCAGTGTCCCTGCAGGGCGCAGGCGCATCTTTCCCCTACCCCCTTTACCTGAAATACTTCTCTGAATACCAGAAAGCCACCGGAACCGAAGTCAGCTACCAGAGCATTGGTTCTGGCGGCGGACAGCGCCAGATCCTGGAGCAAACCGTGGACTTTGGAGCCTCTGACGGCCCCATGAGCGACACCGACCTGGCCAAAGCGCCCGGTGGCAACAAAATCCTGCACATCCCCACCGCTCTGGGTGCAGTGGTGCCCATTTACAACATCCCCGGTGTGGACAGCAGCCTGAAGTTTGATGGCAAAGTGCTGGCAGACATCTTCGCCGGAAAAATCACCAAATGGAACGATGCCGCTCTGGTCAAAGAAAACCCCGAGCTGAAGAACATCACCCTGCCCATCACCATCGCCCGCCGTGCCGATGGCAGCGGAACCACCTTCATCTTCACCGACTACCTCTCCAAGGTCAGCAAAACCTTCGCTGGCAGCGTGGGCAAAGGCACCACCGTGAACTGGCCCCAGGTCAGCATCGGCGGCAAAGGCAACGACGGTGTGGCCTCTGTGGTCAAGCAGACCCCTGGCAGCATCGGTTACGTTGAGCTGATCTTCGCCAAGCAGAACAACATCGACTTTGGCACCGTGAAGAACAAGGCAGGCAAGTACGTCAAAGCCAGCCTGAAAGGTGTGACTGCTGCTGCAGCTTCCAAACCCCTGCCTGCAGACACCCGTGTGAGCATCACCGACGCCACTGGCGCCGACTCCTACCCCATCAGCGGCTACACCTGGATCCTGGTCTATCAGAACCAGGACTACGGCAAAAACACCGAAGAGAAAGCCAGAGCCGTCAAAAACCTGCTGAACTGGATCGTCAACGACGGTCAGAAGTTCAACGAGGGTCTGGGCTACGCTGAGCTGCCCTCCCGCGCCCAGAAGCTGGCCGAAACCCTGATTGGCAGCATCAAGTTCGGCAGCAAGAAACTCTAA
- a CDS encoding dipeptidase, with translation MSDLIPIFDGHNDVVQRLVPYQKEGDDFLQRSEKGHLDLPRAQEGGMIGGFFALMAFHDPPLKEEIVFNATGYEVKLPPPLDLQTAQKQTFAQLNAFYQLERRSEGKVKIVQSFADLQNGLESGQFTMVLHFEGAEMIDPELTALEVFYRAGVRSIGPVWSRPNAFGHGVPFAHPASPDTGEGLTDAGKELVQACNRLGILLDVSHLNEKGFWDLARITDAPIVATHANAHSLCPATRNLTDRQLAAIRESGGLVGVNFSVSELRPDGHLEAKTPLDELVRQVDHLVQHLGLDGVAIGSDFDGAVVPEAIKDASGLQHLVASLRTHGYDDPALHKICHENWFRILEKTWKS, from the coding sequence ATGTCCGATTTGATTCCCATATTTGATGGTCACAACGATGTGGTGCAAAGGCTGGTCCCTTACCAGAAAGAGGGCGATGATTTCTTGCAGCGCTCAGAGAAGGGCCATCTGGATTTGCCCAGAGCACAGGAAGGCGGCATGATCGGTGGATTTTTTGCCCTCATGGCTTTCCATGACCCGCCCCTCAAAGAGGAAATTGTTTTCAATGCAACGGGGTATGAGGTCAAATTGCCTCCTCCACTGGACCTGCAGACCGCCCAGAAACAGACTTTTGCCCAGCTGAACGCGTTTTACCAGCTGGAACGCAGATCTGAGGGAAAAGTCAAAATTGTCCAGAGCTTTGCAGACCTGCAAAACGGTTTGGAGTCTGGACAGTTCACCATGGTGCTGCATTTTGAAGGGGCAGAAATGATTGACCCAGAGCTGACTGCCCTGGAGGTGTTTTATCGGGCCGGGGTGCGCTCCATTGGACCTGTGTGGAGCAGACCCAATGCTTTTGGACATGGAGTGCCTTTTGCCCATCCTGCATCTCCTGACACAGGAGAAGGTCTGACCGATGCTGGCAAGGAACTGGTGCAGGCCTGCAACAGGCTGGGCATCCTGCTGGATGTGTCCCACCTGAATGAAAAAGGCTTCTGGGATCTGGCCAGAATCACCGATGCTCCCATTGTGGCCACCCATGCCAATGCCCACAGCCTCTGTCCAGCCACACGCAACCTGACGGACCGTCAACTGGCCGCCATCCGGGAATCTGGTGGGCTGGTGGGGGTCAATTTTTCGGTCAGTGAGTTGCGGCCTGATGGGCATTTAGAGGCCAAAACCCCTCTGGATGAACTGGTGCGTCAGGTGGACCATCTGGTGCAGCATCTGGGTCTGGATGGGGTGGCCATCGGGTCTGATTTTGATGGTGCAGTGGTGCCAGAAGCCATCAAGGACGCCTCAGGATTGCAGCATCTGGTGGCCTCCCTGAGGACACATGGTTACGATGATCCTGCCCTGCACAAAATCTGCCATGAGAACTGGTTCAGGATCCTGGAAAAAACCTGGAAATCCTGA
- a CDS encoding CaiB/BaiF CoA transferase family protein, with the protein MHLPLTGIRVADFTRVLTGPYCTMLLGDLGADVIKIEPPQGDDTRSWTPPAKGTEATYFLSVNRNKRSVVLNLKDPQDLQIARKLIASSDVLVENYRPGTMEKLGLGYETLKALKPRLIYAAISGFGQTGPYASLSGYDVIAQGMGGLMSYTGAPDGEPMKLGVAVADVFAGSLLTQAICAVLYEREKTGMGRRIDVNLLEGMLSLGTYQISRYLNASEVAERLGNEHRSIVPYGMFACKDGHFNLAVGNDALWLKFCQALSFEDLLTAQHASNAGRVQHREALMPELLRRFAGLTRAELLEKLQQAGVPCGPVYDVREALEDLHITARGVVQEVPHHTLGTVKTTAPPWELDGMHPPVRQAPPTLGQHTEEILEELENAGLPEHP; encoded by the coding sequence ATGCACCTGCCTTTGACTGGCATCCGTGTGGCAGATTTCACACGGGTGCTCACCGGACCTTACTGCACCATGCTCCTGGGAGACCTGGGGGCAGATGTCATCAAAATTGAGCCGCCCCAGGGAGACGACACCCGTTCCTGGACCCCACCTGCCAAGGGAACAGAGGCCACCTATTTCCTGAGTGTGAACCGCAACAAGCGCTCAGTGGTCCTGAACCTCAAAGACCCTCAGGACCTGCAGATTGCCCGGAAGCTGATTGCCAGCAGTGATGTGCTGGTGGAAAATTACCGCCCTGGAACCATGGAAAAGCTGGGTCTGGGGTATGAAACCCTGAAGGCACTGAAGCCCAGATTGATTTATGCAGCCATCAGCGGGTTTGGGCAGACGGGACCTTATGCCAGCCTCAGTGGGTATGACGTGATCGCACAGGGCATGGGTGGCCTGATGAGTTACACGGGCGCTCCAGACGGGGAACCCATGAAACTGGGTGTGGCCGTGGCAGATGTTTTTGCAGGTTCCCTGCTGACCCAGGCCATCTGCGCTGTGCTTTACGAACGGGAAAAAACCGGAATGGGACGCAGAATTGATGTGAATCTGCTGGAGGGCATGCTCTCTCTGGGCACCTACCAGATTTCCCGCTACCTGAATGCCTCAGAGGTGGCGGAGCGTCTGGGCAATGAGCACCGTTCCATCGTGCCTTACGGGATGTTTGCCTGCAAAGATGGGCATTTCAATCTGGCAGTGGGCAATGACGCTTTGTGGCTGAAGTTCTGTCAGGCCCTGTCTTTTGAAGATTTGCTGACTGCGCAGCATGCCAGCAATGCAGGTCGGGTGCAGCACAGGGAGGCCCTGATGCCCGAATTGCTCCGTCGTTTCGCAGGCCTGACCCGTGCAGAACTGCTGGAAAAACTGCAGCAGGCAGGTGTCCCTTGCGGCCCGGTGTACGATGTGCGGGAAGCGCTGGAAGACCTCCACATCACTGCCAGAGGGGTGGTGCAGGAGGTGCCGCACCACACGCTGGGAACCGTGAAAACCACAGCCCCGCCCTGGGAACTGGATGGAATGCATCCCCCGGTCCGCCAGGCCCCACCCACCCTCGGGCAGCACACAGAAGAGATTTTGGAGGAACTTGAAAATGCTGGATTACCTGAACATCCATGA
- a CDS encoding acyl-CoA dehydrogenase family protein, translating to MLDYLNIHDLLQDDERLIQSSVRDFLEREISPHIEHWWNEGIFPRETMQKLGSMGLLGSNLPEQYGGAGVSNVAYGVMMYEIERIDSGLRSAASVQGALVMYPIFAFGSEEQKQKYLPELAAGRMIGCFGLTEPDGGSDPGAMRTRARLDGDFYVLNGNKMWITNSPVADIAVVWAKDDQDIIRGFIVPTDAPGFSAPKITSKMSLRASTTGEIVLEEVRIPKENLLPLSGGLKSPLMCLTQARYGIAWGALGALETVYTTALEYAKTRLTFGKPIGSRQLVQDKLVYMLSEHQKGLLLALRLGQLKDQNRLKFGQVSIAKRNNVRVALQSARLAREILGGNGITTEYPVIRHMLNLETVDTYEGTHDIHTLIVGREITGLNALE from the coding sequence ATGCTGGATTACCTGAACATCCATGATTTGCTGCAAGACGATGAACGCCTGATCCAGTCCAGCGTGCGGGATTTCCTGGAACGTGAAATTTCCCCCCACATCGAGCACTGGTGGAACGAGGGGATCTTTCCCAGAGAGACCATGCAGAAGCTGGGCAGCATGGGTTTGCTGGGGTCCAACCTGCCCGAACAGTACGGCGGTGCAGGGGTTTCCAATGTCGCTTATGGCGTGATGATGTACGAGATCGAGCGCATCGATTCAGGATTGCGTTCCGCAGCCAGCGTGCAGGGTGCTCTGGTGATGTACCCAATTTTCGCTTTTGGCAGCGAGGAGCAAAAACAGAAGTACCTGCCAGAACTGGCCGCTGGACGCATGATTGGCTGCTTTGGCCTGACCGAACCCGATGGGGGATCCGACCCTGGAGCCATGCGCACCCGTGCCAGACTGGACGGAGACTTTTACGTTCTGAACGGCAACAAAATGTGGATCACCAACAGTCCCGTTGCAGACATTGCTGTGGTGTGGGCCAAAGACGATCAGGACATCATCCGGGGGTTCATTGTGCCCACCGATGCACCGGGTTTCTCTGCCCCCAAAATCACCAGCAAGATGAGCCTGAGGGCCAGCACCACCGGAGAAATCGTGCTGGAAGAGGTGCGGATTCCAAAAGAGAACCTGCTGCCCCTCTCTGGTGGCCTGAAAAGCCCCCTGATGTGCCTGACCCAGGCCCGTTACGGCATTGCCTGGGGTGCGCTGGGCGCACTGGAAACCGTGTACACCACAGCACTGGAATACGCCAAAACCCGCCTGACTTTTGGCAAACCCATCGGAAGCAGGCAACTGGTGCAGGACAAGCTGGTGTACATGCTCTCTGAGCACCAGAAAGGTTTGCTGCTGGCTTTGCGCCTCGGGCAATTGAAAGACCAGAACCGCCTGAAGTTCGGTCAGGTCTCCATTGCCAAACGCAACAATGTGCGGGTGGCCCTGCAAAGCGCCCGTCTGGCCCGTGAAATTCTGGGAGGCAACGGCATCACCACCGAGTACCCGGTGATTCGCCACATGCTCAACCTGGAAACCGTGGACACCTACGAGGGCACCCATGACATCCACACCCTGATTGTGGGCCGCGAAATCACCGGACTCAATGCCTTAGAATGA
- a CDS encoding glutathionylspermidine synthase family protein gives MQRHTLKPRSNWQQRCEALGFTFHSVGGIYWDESVYYSFSADQIETLEKATNQLSDMCLEAVQHVMDRRRFRELDIDSRMETLCVESWENNDLDLYGRFDFSYDGIHPPKMLEYNADTPTALFEASVVQWDWLESLFPEQDQFNSIHEKLLAAWHRYPRAFTHFASVTESEEDFVTARYLQDVCTQTGHPTSFLFMRDIGWNGEDFVDLQEMPIGRIFKLYPWEWMAEEAFAQHLSAAKTQWIEPAWKLILTCKGILPILWELFPGHENLLPASFNPLPSSVRKPLYSREGANIQLPDGATTGGEYGLGQWIHQHYQPLPEFSGFYPVVGSWVIGGESAGIGIREDDTLITRNTSRFVPHLFSVQ, from the coding sequence ATGCAGCGCCACACCTTAAAGCCCAGAAGCAACTGGCAGCAGCGCTGTGAAGCTCTGGGCTTCACCTTTCACTCTGTGGGAGGAATCTACTGGGATGAAAGCGTGTATTACAGCTTCTCTGCAGACCAGATTGAAACCCTGGAAAAAGCCACCAACCAGTTGAGTGACATGTGCCTGGAGGCGGTGCAGCATGTCATGGACCGCAGGCGTTTCCGTGAGCTGGACATCGACAGCCGCATGGAAACCCTGTGTGTGGAAAGCTGGGAAAACAATGATCTGGACCTCTATGGCCGTTTTGACTTTTCCTATGATGGCATCCACCCGCCAAAAATGCTGGAGTACAACGCAGACACCCCCACCGCACTTTTTGAGGCCAGTGTGGTGCAGTGGGACTGGCTGGAAAGCCTTTTCCCTGAGCAGGACCAGTTCAACAGCATCCATGAAAAACTGCTGGCTGCATGGCACAGGTACCCCCGCGCCTTCACCCATTTTGCCAGCGTTACGGAGTCAGAAGAGGATTTCGTGACCGCCCGTTACCTGCAGGATGTCTGCACCCAGACCGGACATCCCACCAGTTTTCTGTTCATGCGAGACATCGGCTGGAATGGGGAAGACTTTGTGGATTTGCAGGAGATGCCCATAGGGCGCATCTTCAAACTCTATCCCTGGGAATGGATGGCTGAAGAGGCTTTTGCCCAGCACCTGTCTGCTGCAAAAACCCAGTGGATTGAACCTGCCTGGAAGCTGATCCTCACCTGCAAGGGCATCCTGCCCATCCTGTGGGAACTTTTTCCGGGCCATGAGAACCTGCTGCCCGCCAGTTTCAACCCCCTGCCCAGCAGTGTGCGCAAGCCGCTGTATTCCAGAGAGGGGGCCAACATCCAGCTGCCTGATGGGGCCACCACAGGCGGAGAGTATGGTCTGGGCCAGTGGATTCACCAGCATTACCAGCCTCTCCCGGAATTTTCAGGGTTTTACCCGGTGGTGGGAAGCTGGGTGATTGGTGGGGAAAGTGCAGGCATCGGCATCCGGGAAGACGACACCCTGATCACCCGAAACACCTCACGTTTTGTGCCGCATCTGTTTTCTGTGCAGTGA
- a CDS encoding HD-GYP domain-containing protein, which yields MMTSHQMILFTDLLMSGKPRTRLIIMLVIGALLMLTSLLVFFTTGTRFVYVHLMYLPVVLGAMTFGIPGGLLFGLLAGLCIGPFMPLDTLTGEMQSVSGWVFRTVFFMLTGSVVGTFSALFKQRIRSAQGLAFKLAETYEQNLRTFVGLVESRDNETVGHCERVAYNAFQLGQKMGLKSEELDELYWAGLMHDLGKISVPEVILKKPGKLNDMEYALMRRHTIYGHDILQAVSPFFANIAVGVRAHHEKYDGSGYPDGLKGEDIPLYGRILAVVDVFEALTSHRTYRTPLAQQEAIQYLQEHTGSHFDPQLVPAFIQLIEKGEVMMADQEAPARTRRVPRGLVRRMERNQSGPQAGSLP from the coding sequence ATGATGACCAGCCACCAGATGATCCTGTTCACTGACCTCCTGATGTCCGGCAAACCCCGCACTCGCCTGATCATCATGCTGGTGATTGGTGCGCTGCTGATGCTGACCAGCCTGCTGGTGTTTTTTACCACTGGAACGCGTTTTGTGTACGTGCACCTGATGTACCTTCCGGTGGTTCTGGGGGCCATGACGTTCGGGATTCCGGGAGGTTTGCTCTTCGGATTGCTGGCAGGGCTGTGCATCGGGCCTTTCATGCCACTGGACACCCTGACCGGAGAAATGCAGTCCGTCAGTGGCTGGGTGTTCCGTACGGTGTTTTTCATGCTGACCGGGTCGGTGGTGGGCACCTTCTCTGCCCTGTTCAAACAGCGCATCCGCAGTGCCCAGGGCCTGGCCTTCAAACTGGCCGAGACCTACGAGCAGAACCTCCGAACCTTTGTGGGTCTGGTGGAAAGCCGTGACAACGAAACCGTGGGCCACTGTGAACGGGTGGCTTACAACGCTTTCCAGCTTGGGCAGAAAATGGGCCTGAAAAGTGAAGAGCTGGACGAACTCTACTGGGCAGGCCTGATGCACGATCTGGGCAAAATCAGCGTTCCAGAGGTGATCCTCAAAAAACCGGGCAAACTGAACGACATGGAGTACGCCCTGATGCGCAGGCACACCATTTACGGGCATGACATCCTGCAGGCAGTCTCTCCTTTTTTCGCCAACATTGCTGTGGGCGTAAGAGCCCACCACGAAAAATACGACGGTTCAGGCTACCCGGATGGTCTGAAAGGCGAGGACATCCCGCTTTATGGCCGGATCCTGGCGGTGGTGGATGTCTTTGAAGCCCTGACCAGCCACCGCACCTATCGCACCCCTCTGGCCCAGCAAGAAGCCATCCAGTATCTGCAAGAACACACAGGCAGCCACTTTGACCCGCAACTGGTTCCTGCCTTCATTCAACTGATTGAAAAAGGCGAGGTGATGATGGCCGATCAGGAAGCGCCCGCACGCACCAGACGGGTGCCCAGAGGTCTGGTGCGCCGCATGGAACGCAACCAGTCGGGACCTCAGGCAGGCAGCCTGCCCTGA
- a CDS encoding citrate/2-methylcitrate synthase, with protein MTTTPIARGLEGVVFTESKLTFIDGEKGILTHLGIGIQEWAEKSSFEELSYALLHGKLPTQKELDHFDHELRQHRYVPQELIENIKQYPRRMNPMQALRTAVSNLGLLDPHSEDDTPEGRYRIGLHLIAQFSTIIAAIARVKEGKEPVAPRKDLGHAANFLYMLKGHVPTEEEARLFDMALILHADHSMNASTFTAISTISTLSDMYSAVTSAVGSLKGPLHGGANEAVMDMLDEIGTLSHVDAYIGDKLDRKEKIMGVGHRVYKYFDPRSRVLRDYAALVAEKQGKSNYYQMLERIEAIVLERLSAKKLYPNVDFYSGVVYSDLGIKKEFFTPIFALARISGWAASVLEYVAHNRLLRPNALYTGPVDQSYVDIDQR; from the coding sequence ATGACTACCACTCCCATCGCCCGAGGACTAGAAGGCGTTGTGTTCACCGAAAGCAAGCTCACCTTCATTGATGGTGAAAAAGGCATTCTCACCCACCTGGGCATTGGCATCCAGGAATGGGCTGAAAAATCCAGCTTTGAAGAGCTGTCCTACGCTCTGCTGCACGGCAAACTGCCCACCCAGAAAGAACTGGATCACTTTGACCACGAGCTGCGCCAGCACCGCTACGTTCCCCAGGAACTGATTGAAAACATCAAGCAGTACCCCCGCCGCATGAACCCCATGCAGGCCCTGCGCACCGCTGTCAGCAACCTAGGATTGCTGGACCCCCACAGCGAAGACGACACCCCCGAAGGGCGTTACCGCATCGGGCTGCACCTGATTGCCCAGTTCAGCACCATCATTGCTGCCATTGCCCGCGTCAAGGAAGGCAAAGAGCCTGTGGCTCCCCGCAAGGACCTCGGTCACGCTGCCAACTTCCTGTACATGCTCAAAGGCCATGTCCCCACCGAAGAAGAGGCCCGTCTTTTTGACATGGCCCTGATTCTGCATGCCGACCACAGCATGAATGCCAGCACCTTCACCGCCATTTCCACCATCTCCACCCTCTCTGACATGTACAGTGCTGTCACCAGCGCTGTGGGCTCCCTCAAAGGCCCCCTGCACGGCGGAGCCAACGAAGCCGTGATGGACATGCTGGACGAAATTGGCACCCTCAGCCACGTGGATGCTTACATTGGCGACAAGCTGGACCGCAAAGAAAAAATCATGGGCGTGGGTCACCGCGTTTACAAATACTTCGATCCCCGCAGCCGTGTGCTCCGTGACTACGCTGCTCTGGTGGCCGAAAAGCAGGGCAAGAGCAACTACTACCAGATGCTCGAGCGCATCGAGGCCATCGTGCTGGAGCGCCTGAGCGCCAAGAAGCTCTACCCCAACGTGGACTTCTACAGCGGTGTGGTGTACTCCGACCTGGGCATCAAGAAAGAGTTCTTCACCCCCATCTTTGCTCTGGCCCGCATCAGTGGCTGGGCTGCCAGTGTGCTGGAATACGTGGCCCACAACCGCCTGCTGCGCCCCAACGCGCTGTACACCGGTCCTGTGGATCAAAGCTACGTGGACATCGACCAGCGTTAA